The Clostridium sp. DL-VIII DNA window GTGGCTGGAAAAAGAAGTCTGTCATAGCGAGTTCTTCTACTGTCATCCTATTCTGAATCACTACTGATAGTGTGTTCATAAACTGTGTTAAATCTAAATTAGAAACTATTTGACCACCCAATATTTTTCTATTATCCCTATCATATATAAGCTTTAACATTGCTTCTTCAAAAGTTGGCATAAACTCTGGTCTGTAATTATCAGTCACAGTAACAGAATCCACATTTAATGATGTAGTATTTTTTGCTACCTCTTCTGTGAGGCCTGTTGATGCTATACATTTTTCATATATCTTAATCCCAGAAGTACCTTGTGTTCCCATGTATCTTAATGTTGGTTTAATTATATTATATGCGATTAAGGTCCCCATTCTAACTGCATTAGTAGCTAAAGGTATATATCTTGTATCATCAGCTGGATTGAACTTAACAACACAGCAATCTCCTGCTGCAAATACATCTTCTCTGCTTGTTTGCATATATTCATCAATCACTATTGCACCATTATCTAATGTTTTAAGCTTTCCTTTTACAAGAACAGTACTTGGTGCAAAACCAATGCATAATATAACTAAATCTGCTTCGTATTCATTATTTTCAGTTACCACATGAGTTACCTTGTTATCTTTCCCTTTGAACAATTTTACTTTCTCACCTAGAACTAAGTTTATTCCTTTTTCTTCAAACTCCTTTTCCGCAATATCTGTAATTTCTTTATCTAGATATTTTGACATTATCCTCTTTTCTGCATCTATTAGAGTTACATTTTTCTCCTGTATTCTAAAAGCTTCTGCAAGTTCAACGCCAATATAACCTGCTCCAATTATCACTACATTCTTTGCATTACTTCGTCTAGATTCTATTTCCTTTGCATGATTATAATTTTTACACAAAAGTATATTTTCCAAATTTCCGCCTTCAAATTTAGGTACTATTGGCCATGATCCTAATGTTAACACCAATTTATCATAATTATCTTCAAAAACTTCATCAGTTTCTAAATTTTTAACTTTAAGTTTTTTATTATCAAAGTCAATGTCCAAAACATCATGTTTCATTTTAGTTACAACTCCCATAGAACTTAAGTTCTCTGGAGAATTATAAAATAACTTTTCAGTTTCTGTAACTATTCCTCCAACACTTAAAGCTATACCACAAGATAAAAACGATATATTATCATTTCTTTCATAAACTACAATTTCACTATCAGGGTGAAGTTCTTTTAAATTAACTATGGCAGCTGTTCCTGCATGAGTACAGCCAATTACGATGACTTTCATATAATACCCTCCTTATAATTCATAAAAATTACTTATTAATAATAATTATCTCTCAATTAAATTATACATCTTTATAATAATAATATAAAGATGTTCTATTAAAAATATTAATAAATTTCAATCATTTATCCATAATAAGAATCTCTTAAAATATTATTTAACAACAAGTATATAAATTACAATTTGAATTTTGTATTATAGAATAATTTAATTTTAAGAAATACCAAAGCACTTTAACAACCATAATTGTTGTACATTTCATTTCTTAATTGTACTATATAGTATTATGTGTTTCTTTCTTAGCTTTAATTACAATTTTCTTTATCCTGTCTTAAATTACACTACTTTATCTTTCTCTATTTTCTTTCTAAAAATAATATCCAATCACAAAAAACTATCTAGTAATTTTTAACCAGATAGTTCTTCAATGATCATATAGATACTTATATTAATTTAAACTTCCTTAATCCATTATATATACC harbors:
- a CDS encoding FAD-dependent oxidoreductase is translated as MKVIVIGCTHAGTAAIVNLKELHPDSEIVVYERNDNISFLSCGIALSVGGIVTETEKLFYNSPENLSSMGVVTKMKHDVLDIDFDNKKLKVKNLETDEVFEDNYDKLVLTLGSWPIVPKFEGGNLENILLCKNYNHAKEIESRRSNAKNVVIIGAGYIGVELAEAFRIQEKNVTLIDAEKRIMSKYLDKEITDIAEKEFEEKGINLVLGEKVKLFKGKDNKVTHVVTENNEYEADLVILCIGFAPSTVLVKGKLKTLDNGAIVIDEYMQTSREDVFAAGDCCVVKFNPADDTRYIPLATNAVRMGTLIAYNIIKPTLRYMGTQGTSGIKIYEKCIASTGLTEEVAKNTTSLNVDSVTVTDNYRPEFMPTFEEAMLKLIYDRDNRKILGGQIVSNLDLTQFMNTLSVVIQNRMTVEELAMTDFFFQPHFNKPWSLLNIAALQALKKLQ